ATGACTTGAATTTTTgtaggatttgtttagtttgagATTCTGGGTTTTGTGTCTCTTTTGACAGGTTTTAGGTTTAGCATTAGTAATCCTATGCATTATCAAAGTGTTGATTTGGATCAGAGTGAGAATGAAGAGAGTGAAACTCTATTCAATGATGAGAGTAATCCTGCTTCTGAGGCTAACTCTGAAGGCGTTGACTATGTTTCAGATACTGTTGACACTAGTAAGTTCTAATTTTGGTCAATTTTGAGACATAGTTTACAAATTGCTATAGCAAGTGTTAATTCGAGTTCACTCACCTGTGTTTACTTTAGCTTCTGCCGGAAAAACTCACCGTGTCATCACTCCGGTTGCTGTGGATGCCGCTCAACAAGAAGCAATAGCAGTTTTAAAGAAACTAAAGGTTTATTTCTTGAAACTTGCTCTCACACAACTATTTGACTTTAAGTTTGAGCCTTATTGTCCAGCTCTGATCATGAACATGTCACTTGTAATTAAGTTGTTCAGATAATTGAGGATGATGTAGTGGCAGACGAGTTGTGCACTAGGCGAGAGTATGCTAGATGGCTAGTTCGTTCAAATCTGTTACTAGAGAGGTAACGTTACTTGGAGCATACTTTTTTCCCCCAAATGTTAGAAGTCTCTTAGTGTTTGTGGTGGACTGACACAATGTGTTTCCCTTGCCTTCAGAAATCCAATGCACAGGATTGTGCCAGCAGTGGCTTTAGCTGGCTCTTCAATTCCTGCATTTGACGATATAAATACCGCAGACCCTGACTTCGAGTACATTCAAGGTAAAATCGATAAGAGACATTTCTACTTTGGTTAAGTAGTTTATTAGAGCTTCAATAATTGACtttttattttcgatttttcATGCAGCCTTGGCAGAGGCAGGCATTACTTCCAGCAAGCTCAGCAGCCAAGATTCTCGAGATGACTTGGGAAAGATTGATTTTAATCCTGAAAGGTATAAAAGGAGATTAGCTTTCTTCATCTGCTATTTATTTGTCTTGTTGTTTACTGTTTTCTAattgttttaacatatatatggtGGCTGCAGTTTTGTTTCCCGACTCGATTTGGTAAACTGGAAAGCTCAATTGGAGTGTGGTTTCCATCCAGAAATTATGGAAGAGGTGTGAGTGATTAAGTTTTACTAACATTTTAGGCATAACGGTGATGCTTATCAAAtgcttttttatctttttaaaagcCTGACTTGTTTACAGTCCAgatatcaaggacaaaggtagATTATATAGACACGAAGAATCTCAATCCCGAGATGGCCCTCGGATTTTTCTTGGACTTCTTGATGGGTGACCAGAGTACCATCAGAAACGTTTTTGGTATTCTTCTACCTCTCTTTGTTCCGaccttctccttcttcgttCGATCGTTGATGTGCGTATGCGTTACAACAGAATGAAGATTTCAAAATTTACAGGTAGGATTAAGCGGTTTCAGCCAAATAGACCTGTTACAAAAGCACAAGCGGCTGTAGCATTAACAAGCGGTAAGATGGTGAAAGCTATCTCAGCAGAGGTATCACGGTTAGAAGCAGAGTCCCTCTCACAGAAAGCTGAGATGGAAAGAATCAAAGTCGAGTTGCTAGAAAAAGGGGAAATAAGTCAGTTTTGGGATGAGAAGCTTCAGATAGAGAGATCCCGAAGAGTTGAGATGAACGATCTAAATCTCTCCAGGGTTAGTGAATTAGAAGATGAAAAAAGGGATCAGCAGAAGTGGTTTGCCGAGCGTTTGAAAGAGAAATCAGCTATAGAGTGTCAGAAACAGTTGCTTCAAAGCTTGAGTGAGGAGATTGATGAGATGTCTCAGAGGCTCATATCAGATAAATCTGTTTACCTGAGTGAGCACAGCAAGTTACAAGAGATGTTAAGTGACTTACAATCAAAACTTGAATCGCTGGTCGATAAAAGATCTGTCCTTGAAGCTGAAATCGAAGCTCTTCGGATTCTAAGGTAATGGTTATTATCATTGTagcaaagttttgatctttggaAAAGTTTTAACCAGTCATGAGTGAATGAAATGCAGATCTTGGGTAGAGGGTGAAGCGAGGGTAAGCCACGCGAGAGCTAAGGTTCTCGAAGAAGCGGGACGGAGATGGAAATGGAATGACCATGCTTGAATCTTCTTTCATTGTACAAAAATTTGTTGgctgattgttttgttttatgagtGTTTTGGAATGTGAAATTaagcaaatccaaaaaaaactttgtttgttggtttatttggtttatatTCTATGTAATTCAATCTTGGTTTTAAACCAAATTGTAAACAATAAAATTGGGGAAACtttcataattttcaaaatatcaaaaaggaGTGAGAATAGTAACCAAAGAATCTAATCATTCGTGTTGAACTTATTCTCACACTTTAGcaatgaaatttcaaattttgaagagCGATTCACAAGAACCGTTAAATCAAACGAAATCCTCACGCCATTTGTCAAAGTCCAGAGCTCTTTCAACCACCACCAGGAATCGATTGAATCAGCAAGAATCGATCTAATCTTGGCTAATTTTGAAGTCTGGTATGCTTCTATTCCCTTTTCGCGAACTGGGTTTGcttaaaaatcgaaacttttttgcttcttcttcctttagacATATAGcttttctagggtttcgtaGTTACAGTTGCAGAGTAACAGTCAAACCAAAACTGGGTCATATCTAGAGTTACGtcttttgttttagaaaagaaagtttcttaaaactcttttatttaCGCAACAGTTAGAGCTGTTCTTGTCTTTTTGCTTTgcaagtgtgtgtgtgttctgaCTTCTGAGAGATTTATCCTCTGTGAGCTGTTCCCACCATAAAATTCCTCTGCCATACAATGAAACAGTGAATTTGATAAAATTCGTTTTCGTGTATCCACTTGTCCTGATCCTTACCTGGCAATGTCTGAATCAAACCCATTTAATCTTCATTTTCAATGTGCAGATTGGTAAAAAACAAGGAATCAGAATCTAGTGAAGGGTTTAATATGAGTTTTCACACCATATCATGTAAGATTCTTACATCTTTTTACAAGAACTTGTCCTCTTTTGTTATCTCTTCTTGTTTCACGCATCTTAGATAAGGCTAAAAAAGGCTGAACATGTGAATGAAATCTATGGTTGAGCAAAAGGAGTATTTGATAAGATAATGAAAAGTCCATTCTTGTTTGGctgatttcaatttttctctAACATTTTAACgaaaaaaatttgacatttaGAATTAAATTTcaaccttttgttttcttgtaatttgGTTAATTGCTACGTAGCGTGGCAACAACCTCTACTTGGTCGCTGGTACTGGTCCCAAAGCATCACAACAGAATCTAAACCCTTATGAATCAATCACCTACACCAATTTGAGATCACTAATCTTTACATTGAGTAGGTTGGTCTTGATTGATAAATCAATGAACTTATAATCTTAACCATCTTCTGTATTTAGTTATGCTTTGACAAAAAGAGACATAATTCACAATCTTTTGCTTTGACCCGTATAGACAAAGAAGGATAAATTcagaaattattgttttatttacgGTTGCTTCTTGGTCTTGGCTTAAGACCCCATCTACTACCATACATGTCTATTTCCTCATCTGTCTTGAGCTAAAAACAGACCACTATAATTGTGGTTGTTTTCAACTTATTTAATGCTGAAAATTTTGGCTTTTGATGCAAGAGACTTGAGAGGTCCATAAAGCTGATAAGATCGAATTTGTGATGATAagtgtcttttcttttttctttttccttgggTGGACATAGTTCCTTAAAAGTTTTGTCAGTACCTGGGAGTGTCTCTTACAGGAACAAGTGTGTTTATCCATTTGTCATAAGGTTCATGAACAGGATTTTGGACTAGAGATTTTTTCTTGGAGGAAGGATGGGTTGAGTTATTGTATCAGCAGTGAAAATATAAAGGAGCTTTTCGGGTTCTGTAGATGAAACGGTGAAGGGAATTTATTCCCATTTCaagattttaatatatgtttgtcCGAATAGg
The Camelina sativa cultivar DH55 chromosome 6, Cs, whole genome shotgun sequence genome window above contains:
- the LOC104790182 gene encoding uncharacterized protein LOC104790182, whose protein sequence is MSSFSVKKSPNSSFLFPKTTPLLLIRHRLTLPLLVPPPNKPPRFRIVASLSGSSWVSQASKDKYGGWALIEDEAHSKTKKKWRNVVITGVGSSLAVVLATIAYFSISRKGFRFSISNPMHYQSVDLDQSENEESETLFNDESNPASEANSEGVDYVSDTVDTTSAGKTHRVITPVAVDAAQQEAIAVLKKLKIIEDDVVADELCTRREYARWLVRSNLLLERNPMHRIVPAVALAGSSIPAFDDINTADPDFEYIQALAEAGITSSKLSSQDSRDDLGKIDFNPESFVSRLDLVNWKAQLECGFHPEIMEEISRTKVDYIDTKNLNPEMALGFFLDFLMGDQSTIRNVFGRIKRFQPNRPVTKAQAAVALTSGKMVKAISAEVSRLEAESLSQKAEMERIKVELLEKGEISQFWDEKLQIERSRRVEMNDLNLSRVSELEDEKRDQQKWFAERLKEKSAIECQKQLLQSLSEEIDEMSQRLISDKSVYLSEHSKLQEMLSDLQSKLESLVDKRSVLEAEIEALRILRSWVEGEARVSHARAKVLEEAGRRWKWNDHA